One region of Lytechinus pictus isolate F3 Inbred chromosome 8, Lp3.0, whole genome shotgun sequence genomic DNA includes:
- the LOC135154861 gene encoding uncharacterized protein LOC135154861 has protein sequence MRSLGLLVFTVIALSQTGSAEYCFSCFSTRSNIQFDMFEGQRGSNGTVRNETGTHPTTPTSWPDHGDCYYPNDFQRMYCGDGSGCEKLNAEVLFTYMEGGNIQWGSLHVIYMGCGSSSHSAGCEASPGSVLEYLLPYKDDIDHKIGKSLDWDEVLSGKACSCSGDFCNAATNVKMSCSLMIILSLLTFFWNKV, from the exons ATGCGTTCCTTGGGTCTACTGGTATTCACCGTCATCGCCTTGTCTCAGACAG GCTCAGCTGAATACTGCTTCTCGTGCTTCTCGACACGGAGTAATATCCAATTCGACATGTTCGAAGGGCAGCGGGGATCGAACGGTACGGTCCGTAACGAAACCGGAACACACCCCACCACTCCCACCTCATGGCCTGATCACGGTGACTGCTATTACCCGAACGATTTTCAACGAATGTACTGCGGGGACGGATCCGGTTGTGAGAAGTTGAATGCTGAAGTTTTGTTCACCTATATGGAAG GGGGCAATATACAATGGGGATCCCTCCATGTGATATATATGGGATGTGGTTCTTCAAGTCACTCTGCTGGCTGCGAGGCTTCACCTGGCTCAGTCCTTGAATATCTTCTGCCGTACAAGGATGACATTGATCATAAGATTGGGAAGAGCCTCGATTGGGACGAGGTACTATCTGGAAAAGCTTGCAG TTGTTCTGGAGATTTCTGCAATGCCGCCACCAACGTCAAGATGAGCTGCAGTCTGATGATTATACTTTCTCTGTTAACCTTCTTTTGGAACAAGGTCTAG